The proteins below are encoded in one region of Winogradskyella helgolandensis:
- a CDS encoding amidophosphoribosyltransferase, which translates to MSDALKHECGIALIRLLKPLEYYKEKYGSAFYGVNKMYLMMEKQHNRGQDGAGFASIKLDVKPGERYISRVRSIAQQPIQDIFAQINERINDELTKNPEYQDDVDLQKKNIPYIGEVLLGHVRYGTFGKNSVESVHPFLRQNNWMHRNLIVAGNFNMTNVNELFDNLIEIGQHPKEKADTITVMEKIGHFLDDAVSKIYKDLKKEGYNKSECSPLIAERLKVGKILKHAAKNWDGGYAMAGLLGHGDSFVLRDPSGIRPAYYYKDDEIVVVASERPVIQTVFNVPFDDVKELEPGHAIITKKSGETKIKKILEPLERKACSFERVYFSRGSDAEIYQERKMLGRLLMPKVLEAINNDTKNSVFSYIPNTAETSFYGMIETVEDHLNEKKTESILKGGGKLSAETVTEILSERPRIEKIAIKDVKLRTFITEDSSRDDLVAHVYDVTYGVIKPTDNLVIIDDSIVRGTTLKKSIIKMMDRLNPKKIVVVSSAPQIRYIDCYGIDMANLETLIAFKAALALLKENNQYHIVEEIYNKCIAQVEKKDKNIVNYVKGIYANFTDEQISDKISELLGGEDIKADVKIIFQPVENLHKACPKNLGDWYFTGDYPTPGGNRVVNRAFINFYEGNNRRAY; encoded by the coding sequence ATGAGTGATGCTTTAAAACATGAGTGTGGAATTGCACTTATTAGACTTTTAAAACCATTAGAATACTATAAAGAAAAGTACGGCAGTGCATTTTATGGTGTTAATAAAATGTATTTAATGATGGAAAAACAGCATAACCGTGGACAAGACGGAGCTGGTTTTGCAAGTATTAAATTAGACGTAAAGCCTGGTGAACGTTACATCAGTCGTGTGCGATCTATTGCACAGCAACCTATACAAGATATTTTCGCTCAGATTAATGAACGCATTAATGATGAGCTAACTAAAAATCCGGAATACCAAGACGATGTGGATCTACAAAAAAAGAACATTCCCTATATAGGTGAAGTTTTATTAGGTCATGTGCGTTATGGCACCTTTGGGAAAAACAGTGTAGAAAGTGTTCATCCGTTTTTAAGACAAAACAATTGGATGCACAGAAACCTTATTGTTGCTGGTAATTTCAATATGACCAATGTTAATGAATTATTCGATAATCTTATTGAAATCGGTCAACACCCAAAGGAAAAAGCTGACACCATTACTGTAATGGAAAAAATAGGGCATTTCTTAGATGATGCCGTTTCAAAAATTTATAAAGACCTTAAAAAAGAAGGTTATAATAAAAGTGAATGTTCTCCTCTAATTGCAGAACGTTTAAAAGTTGGTAAAATATTAAAGCATGCTGCCAAAAATTGGGATGGAGGTTATGCTATGGCAGGTTTATTAGGCCATGGAGACTCATTTGTATTAAGAGATCCTTCAGGTATAAGACCAGCTTACTATTATAAAGATGATGAGATTGTTGTGGTAGCCTCAGAACGCCCTGTAATTCAAACCGTTTTTAACGTGCCTTTTGATGATGTAAAGGAACTAGAACCTGGACATGCTATCATTACCAAGAAATCTGGTGAAACAAAAATCAAAAAAATATTAGAACCTTTAGAGCGAAAAGCGTGTTCTTTTGAACGTGTTTATTTTTCGCGTGGTAGTGATGCAGAAATATACCAAGAGCGTAAAATGCTTGGTCGTTTATTAATGCCTAAAGTACTTGAAGCTATTAATAATGACACTAAAAATAGTGTGTTCTCCTATATTCCTAATACGGCGGAAACTTCGTTTTACGGTATGATAGAAACAGTTGAAGATCATCTCAACGAAAAGAAAACAGAATCCATACTTAAAGGAGGTGGTAAACTATCAGCAGAGACGGTTACGGAAATTCTATCTGAACGTCCAAGAATTGAAAAAATAGCCATTAAAGATGTAAAACTAAGAACCTTTATTACCGAAGATAGCAGTAGAGATGATTTAGTTGCACACGTCTACGATGTTACTTATGGTGTTATAAAGCCAACTGACAACTTAGTTATCATTGATGATAGTATTGTTAGAGGTACAACGCTCAAAAAGAGTATTATTAAAATGATGGACCGATTAAACCCTAAAAAAATTGTTGTGGTTTCTTCTGCTCCTCAAATACGCTATATTGATTGTTATGGCATAGACATGGCCAACCTTGAAACACTTATTGCTTTTAAAGCTGCTTTAGCATTATTAAAAGAAAATAACCAATATCATATTGTAGAAGAGATTTATAATAAGTGTATAGCGCAAGTCGAAAAGAAGGATAAGAATATCGTTAATTATGTAAAAGGTATTTATGCTAATTTTACTGACGAACAGATTTCTGATAAGATTTCAGAATTACTAGGTGGAGAAGACATAAAAGCTGATGTAAAAATTATTTTTCAACCTGTTGAAAACCTGCACAAAGCCTGCCCGAAAAACTTAGGGGATTGGTACTTTACAGGAGATTATCCTACACCTGGTGGCAATAGAGTTGTAAATAGAGCATTTATTAATTTTTACGAGGGTAACAATAGACGTGCGTACTAA